One region of Polaribacter pectinis genomic DNA includes:
- the trxA gene encoding thioredoxin produces the protein MEAQLEQTNFTKVIENNSNVLLDFYADWCGPCQTLLPTIHKLADELKDEITIKKVNVDEYPEIASKFGIRNIPTLIFFKDGQATDRHTGLINESNLRDKINSLK, from the coding sequence ATGGAAGCACAATTAGAACAAACAAATTTCACAAAAGTCATTGAGAATAATAGCAATGTATTATTAGATTTTTATGCAGATTGGTGTGGACCTTGTCAAACTTTATTGCCAACGATTCACAAATTAGCAGACGAATTAAAAGATGAGATTACCATCAAAAAAGTAAATGTAGATGAGTATCCAGAAATCGCATCAAAATTCGGAATTAGAAATATACCAACTTTAATTTTCTTTAAAGACGGACAAGCAACAGACAGACACACAGGTTTAATTAACGAAAGTAATTTAAGAGACAAAATTAACAGTTTAAAGTAA
- the brnQ gene encoding branched-chain amino acid transport system II carrier protein: protein MNKTKEIWIAGFALFSLFFGAGNLILPPSLGANSGADWWIVVLGFVLTAVTIPILAIFAHAKLQGTLYDFGKKVSPLFSTVYCLLIYSIAIAIPSPRTAAVTHEMTVQPFFETTPLLTSVIYFVLVFIFAINRTRVIGLIGKFLTPIIVLILLIIIGIAFFTSSGTVNPSTFQTPFVDGILEGYQTFDAIGGVVVGAVIIISLNYSSHTTFDAKRRLIRKAGFIAGAGLLLIYGGLILSGSLFSSTFAEGASRTEILSSLSTQTLGHLGTTFLSVLVALACFTTAVGIVTGTADYIKGISNDSKKAYIITAAIASIIGIYVGSRKVDLIIELAVPALMFLYPITIVLILLNIVPDKYASKLVFRGVVLVTFIFSIPDFLGFVIPRENLVGIKNIIPLANSSLGWVIPAILVFFGLNLINRK from the coding sequence TTGAATAAAACAAAAGAAATTTGGATTGCCGGTTTTGCACTTTTCTCGCTCTTTTTTGGCGCAGGAAATTTAATTTTACCACCATCTTTGGGCGCAAATTCTGGTGCAGATTGGTGGATTGTTGTGTTGGGTTTTGTTTTAACAGCAGTCACTATTCCTATTTTGGCAATTTTCGCACACGCAAAATTACAAGGAACTTTATACGATTTTGGTAAAAAAGTTTCACCTCTTTTTAGTACAGTTTATTGTTTACTTATTTACAGTATAGCCATCGCAATTCCTTCACCAAGAACAGCTGCAGTTACGCATGAAATGACTGTGCAACCATTTTTTGAAACTACACCACTTTTAACAAGTGTAATTTATTTTGTGTTGGTTTTTATTTTTGCCATAAACAGGACAAGAGTAATTGGTTTAATTGGTAAGTTTTTAACGCCAATTATTGTGCTGATTCTACTAATAATTATCGGAATTGCATTTTTTACTTCATCAGGAACTGTAAATCCATCTACTTTTCAAACACCTTTTGTAGACGGAATTTTAGAAGGTTATCAAACTTTTGATGCAATTGGAGGTGTTGTTGTTGGAGCTGTAATTATTATCTCTTTAAACTATAGTTCGCACACAACTTTCGATGCCAAAAGAAGACTTATTAGAAAAGCTGGTTTTATTGCAGGAGCAGGATTGTTATTAATTTACGGAGGTTTAATTTTAAGTGGATCTTTATTTAGTTCAACATTTGCTGAAGGCGCTTCCAGAACTGAAATTTTATCCAGTTTAAGCACACAAACTTTAGGACATTTAGGAACTACTTTTTTAAGTGTTTTGGTTGCTTTGGCGTGTTTTACGACAGCAGTTGGTATTGTAACAGGAACAGCAGATTACATCAAAGGAATTTCCAACGATTCTAAAAAAGCGTATATAATTACTGCTGCAATTGCTTCCATAATCGGAATTTATGTTGGTAGTAGAAAGGTTGATTTAATAATAGAGTTAGCAGTGCCAGCACTAATGTTTTTATATCCAATAACTATTGTTTTGATTTTACTAAACATTGTTCCCGATAAATATGCATCTAAATTGGTGTTTAGAGGTGTAGTTTTAGTGACGTTTATTTTTAGTATTCCAGATTTTTTAGGATTTGTAATTCCAAGAGAAAATTTAGTGGGAATTAAAAATATAATTCCATTAGCAAACTCAAGTTTAGGTTGGGTAATTCCTGCTATTTTGGTGTTTTTTGGGTTGAATTTGATTAATAGAAAGTAA
- a CDS encoding helix-turn-helix domain-containing protein translates to MAVQDITKYSFKDTFSLSKVQFDKACTINHKEQINAYSIYWIQEGKGTYNIDFEEYTFNDNVLFFLSPGQVFTVDSEKIKTAFKLTFVRDFYCIQTHDKEVACNGILFNNIYETPFVKPCEKDTAKLNFILESLVEEFQQNETAQYDMLQAYLKQFIIHAVRVKKENHVIKEDTETRLFKDFSLLVEQNFRTMHSVTDYANRLGISPKSVTKHFQKLGTKTPSEFIKNRILLEAKRQLIYTNKTVKEIAFELGFNDPAYFTRFFTKSISKSPLQFKKEH, encoded by the coding sequence TTGGCAGTCCAAGACATTACAAAATATTCGTTTAAAGATACTTTTTCATTAAGTAAAGTTCAGTTCGATAAAGCGTGTACAATAAATCATAAAGAGCAAATAAATGCATATTCAATTTATTGGATTCAAGAAGGAAAAGGAACGTACAATATCGATTTTGAAGAATATACTTTTAATGATAATGTGTTGTTTTTTCTTTCTCCAGGACAAGTTTTTACAGTCGATTCAGAAAAAATAAAAACAGCTTTTAAACTTACTTTTGTACGAGATTTTTACTGCATACAAACGCACGATAAAGAAGTTGCTTGTAACGGAATTCTCTTCAACAATATTTATGAAACTCCGTTTGTAAAACCATGCGAAAAAGATACAGCAAAACTCAATTTTATTTTAGAGAGTTTGGTGGAGGAATTTCAGCAAAACGAAACTGCGCAATATGACATGTTGCAGGCCTATTTAAAGCAATTTATCATTCATGCAGTTCGTGTAAAAAAGGAAAATCACGTTATAAAAGAAGACACAGAAACCCGTCTTTTTAAAGATTTTAGTTTGTTGGTAGAGCAGAATTTTAGAACGATGCATTCTGTAACAGATTATGCAAATAGATTAGGAATTTCGCCAAAATCTGTCACGAAACATTTTCAGAAATTGGGTACAAAAACACCATCAGAATTTATTAAAAATCGCATTTTATTAGAAGCAAAACGTCAGTTAATTTATACAAATAAAACTGTAAAAGAAATCGCTTTCGAACTCGGTTTTAACGATCCTGCCTATTTTACGCGCTTCTTTACCAAGTCAATTTCCAAATCTCCACTTCAATTTAAAAAGGAACATTAG